From Ailuropoda melanoleuca isolate Jingjing chromosome 8, ASM200744v2, whole genome shotgun sequence, a single genomic window includes:
- the CD3G gene encoding T-cell surface glycoprotein CD3 gamma chain isoform X2 — protein sequence MELGKHLAGLILAVTLLQGTMAQKKQEVPVVKVDGDQEDGSVLLTCESQDKDVRWFKDGKQITSFHKNKKKLNLGSSIKDPQGIYQCQGSSNISKPLQVYYRMCQNCIDLNAGTVSGFVLAEIISIFFLAVGVYFVAGQDGVRQSRASDKQTLLSNDQLYQPLRDRENDQYGHLQGKRLRKN from the exons GTACTATGGCCCAGAAGAAGCAAG AAGTTCCTGTGGTAAAAGTAGATGGCGATCAAGAAGACGGTTCAGTACTTCTGACTTGCGAGTCACAAGACAAAGATGTCAGATGGTTTAAAGATGGGAAGCAAATAACTTCCTtccataaaaataagaagaagttGAATCTGGGAAGCAGTATCAAGGACCCTCAAGGGATATACCAGTGTCAAGGATCAAGTAACATCTCAAAACCACTCCAAGTATATTACAGGA TGTGTCAGAACTGCATCGACCTGAATGCGGGCACTGTATCCGGCTTTGTCCTCGCTGAAATCATCAGCATCTTCTTCCTTGCTGTCGGGGTTTACTTCGTTGCTGGACAGGATGGAGTTCGCCAGTCAAGAG ctTCAGACAAACAGACTCTGTTGTCCAATGACCAGCTTTACCAG CCCCTCAGGGATCGGGAAAATGACCAATACGGCCACCTTCAAGGAAAGCGACTGAGGAAAAATTGA
- the CD3G gene encoding T-cell surface glycoprotein CD3 gamma chain isoform X1 has translation MELGKHLAGLILAVTLLQGTMAQKKQAFPISEVPVVKVDGDQEDGSVLLTCESQDKDVRWFKDGKQITSFHKNKKKLNLGSSIKDPQGIYQCQGSSNISKPLQVYYRMCQNCIDLNAGTVSGFVLAEIISIFFLAVGVYFVAGQDGVRQSRASDKQTLLSNDQLYQPLRDRENDQYGHLQGKRLRKN, from the exons GTACTATGGCCCAGAAGAAGCAAG CTTTTCCCATTTCAGAAGTTCCTGTGGTAAAAGTAGATGGCGATCAAGAAGACGGTTCAGTACTTCTGACTTGCGAGTCACAAGACAAAGATGTCAGATGGTTTAAAGATGGGAAGCAAATAACTTCCTtccataaaaataagaagaagttGAATCTGGGAAGCAGTATCAAGGACCCTCAAGGGATATACCAGTGTCAAGGATCAAGTAACATCTCAAAACCACTCCAAGTATATTACAGGA TGTGTCAGAACTGCATCGACCTGAATGCGGGCACTGTATCCGGCTTTGTCCTCGCTGAAATCATCAGCATCTTCTTCCTTGCTGTCGGGGTTTACTTCGTTGCTGGACAGGATGGAGTTCGCCAGTCAAGAG ctTCAGACAAACAGACTCTGTTGTCCAATGACCAGCTTTACCAG CCCCTCAGGGATCGGGAAAATGACCAATACGGCCACCTTCAAGGAAAGCGACTGAGGAAAAATTGA